One Drechmeria coniospora strain ARSEF 6962 chromosome 01, whole genome shotgun sequence genomic region harbors:
- a CDS encoding hypothetical protein (related to URB1 Nucleolar protein required for the normal accumulation of 25S and 5.8S rRNAs) produces MIADLPPSRPSIARSTTTLYDGMLTSRDLAGLQSFKKLLDDIIAEADADADASRDVRKANLVILQQYLDAVKPRDAGDDAVFLGDIMDMWSFAAQVGDHGVMSSVAVVLALLLRVVSESLHLVSHGLGLCHTLLQERQLKSLVKNLTSEKSKAFVISPTLRLLREAVSLDGGVCARKFFRERAHTFASLGRNLELGHAPDASPDDGRKASVRTNAVRFFLTCLKYLHSQGRKELLAQREHLSHLTYMIKSDPPSLVLEIIDGLKSHLLMDMKIPRELKFRNFNTKTLLRFLALYGYTCPAHGADQRETVVDKVHQFLLFLCTTPAAGVLYPYKGLYPKDDGDDGHLNGSKAQGDHDADASQRRTRVFNFVLSEFAAKLRPWSSLKHSELLVAIFTAAPELIADYFYNNRSFTFEPRLSMTWIGYASFLFSTMTIPLPPSFGDATRCAAGPPPTSIVLDTILPPAINEKVLVRCLSPKSNLTSFFATRILVAALEKLDVAVKMLHSSSSRHRNSPWSEAARKLLDSFCQRAPDMKEIVRCYRSIPPENALHKALASRLLRLYYEVIPRVALAANFDVSALLVDTLKGLYRDSHEPGIKSLAAMELESLVHIASYSPGMRWFVKMDGLGEYTSLSAFTALLRLLSGDGRDAPHRQLRSILSDVAVENQLVCPSVALRPLLRALRCAVNDADAKEADTIWNFVDNCISRCANSPIKYLDQLISHSHAGQVDMPPEACPPSLLSFAFAEQIGYATGTTETVAVRPLARFISLYFNACHIWEGESPLLQHLHQTLRTQLSSKSAKMARLGDARDLDALRADDDPSLDVDGGAVANAAAGSTPALSESDLHGMLHTPFPESADASALTKWASISVDDLVEDGWATSLIRLLSSPHTSIRKESLTNILKLAAQIKESSQEGHAQIWLLLSELTESCKVPVEHGPVPSAFTAFAIHAIQVLREPLHPLYPKINSFLTRSPVWSLEKLPLAHDILHGEPSEDDKYYAELTWLLAYLLDSLQTAFDLGVFHKKKWFEKILGLASNPFLRVNLRTRIQKIIYRTSCLDEGSTTLATRFGMFSWLDAQQAAFGRMEEAAVYQGLTMRLWETCDQETVIKWSNGGIKTLIQGGQVSEVKQLE; encoded by the coding sequence ATGATCGCCGACCTCCCCCCATCCCGCCCGTCTATCGCTCGCAGTACGACGACACTGTACGATGGTATGCTAACTTCGCGAGACCTCGCAGGCCTTCAATCGTTCAAGAAGCTCCTTGACGATATCATCGCTgaagccgatgccgacgccgacgccagccGTGACGTCCGGAAAGCCAACCTCGTCATCTTGCAGCAATACCTGGACGCTGTCAAACCCCGAGAcgctggcgacgacgctgtCTTTCTCGGCGACATCATGGACATGTGGTCGTTTGCCGCTCAAGTCGGCGACCATGGCGTCATgtcctccgtcgccgtcgtcctaGCTCTGCTGTTGCGCGTCGTCTCCGAGTCTCTCCATCTTGTCTcccatggccttggcctttgTCACACCCTTCTGCAGGAACGACAACTCAAGTCGCTGGTCAAGAACCTCACCTCCGAAAAGAGCAAGGCCTTCGTCATCTCCCCCACCCTGCGTCTCCTACGAGAGGCCGTCAGCCTCGACGGTGGCGTCTGCGCAAGGAAGTTCTTTCGCGAAAGGGCCCACACCTTCGCCTCCCTCGGCAGGAATCTTGAGCTCGGTCACGCCCCGGACGCAAGCCCCGATGATGGTCGGAAGGCATCCGTCCGAACGAACGCCGTCCGCTTCTTCCTGACCTGCCTCAAATACCTACACTCGCAAGGACGGAAGGAGCTGCTGGCTCAACGCGAGCACCTGTCCCATCTGACCTATATGATCAAGTCCGACCCGCCTTCTCTCGTCTTGGAGATCATCGATGGCCTCAAATCTCACCTCCTGATGGACATGAAGATCCCCCGAGAGCTCAAGTTCAGGAACTTCAACACCAAAACCCTCCTCCGGTTCTTGGCCCTCTATGGCTACACCTGCCCGGCTCACGGTGCGGACCAGAGAgagaccgtcgtcgacaaggtcCACCAGTTCCTCCTGTTTCTCTGCACAacacccgccgccggcgtgctgTATCCGTACAAAGGTCTTTACCCGAaggatgatggcgacgatgggcacCTGAATGGCAGCAAAGCCCAGGGCGACCATGATGCGGATGCGTCGCAGCGTCGAACCCGCGTGTTCAACTTTGTCTTGTCCGAGTTCGCTGCCAAACTTAGGCCATGGTCCAGCCTGAAGCACAGCGAGCTtctcgtcgccatcttcaCGGCTGCGCCCGAGCTCATAGCCGACTACTTCTACAACAACCGCTCCTTCACCTTTGAGCCGAGGCTTTCCATGACTTGGATCGGCTACGCGTCCTTTCTCTTCAGCACCATGACCATACCGCTACCCCCTTCGTTCGGAGATGCCACCCGCTGCGCCGCTGGCCCCCCTCCAACCTCGATCGTCCTGGACACCATCCTGCCGCCCGCCATCAACGAAAAGGTGCTCGTCCGATGCCTGTCGCCCAAATCCAATCTCACCTCCTTCTTCGCCACCAGAATTCTCGTGGCCGCGCTGGAGAAGCTCGACGTAGCCGTCAAGATGCTCCAttcaagctcgtcgagacATCGAAACTCGCCATGGTCCGAGGCTGCTCGGAAACTGCTGGACTCGTTCTGCCAACGAGCACCCGATATGAAGGAAATCGTTCGCTGCTACAGGAGCATCCCGCCCGAGAATGCCTTGCACAAGGCTCTGGCGAGTCGCCTGCTGCGGCTTTACTACGAGGTGATTCCtcgcgtcgccctcgccgccaactTTGACGTCTCcgccctgctcgtcgacaccCTCAAGGGGCTGTACCGCGACAGCCACGAGCCGGGCATCAAGTCCTTGGCCGCAATGGAGTTGGAAAGTCTTGTCCATATCGCCAGCTACTCTCCAGGCATGAGGTGGTTCGTCAAGATGGACGGCCTTGGGGAGTACACCTCGTTATCCGCCTTCACTGCTCTTCTCCGCCTCCTGTCTGGTGACGGACGCGATGCTCCTCATCGTCAACTGAGAAGCATCCTatccgacgtcgccgtcgagaacCAGCTTGTCTGTCCTTCCGTAGCTCTGAGGCCACTCCTCCGAGCGTTGCGATGTGCCGTCAACGATGCCGACGCGAAGGAGGCTGACACCATCTGGAACTTTGTCGACAACTGCATCAGCCGGTGCGCCAATTCACCCATCAAGTATCTCGATCAGCTGATATCCCACTCCCATGCAGGCCAGGTCGACATGCCACCCGAGGCCTGCCCGCCGTCTCTGTTGAGCTTTGCCTTTGCCGAGCAGATCGGCTACGCGACGGGCACGACAGAAACGGTGGCAGTCCGTCCCCTCGCACGATTCATCTCGCTCTATTTTAACGCCTGTCACATCTGGGAAGGCGAGAGCCCACTTCTGCAACACCTGCATCAAACATTGCGCACTCAGTTGTCATCCAAAAGCGCGAAGATGGCACGGCTCGGTGATGCCCGCGACCTTGATGCTTTGAGAGCTGATGACGACCCGAGCCTGGATGTCGATGGTGGAGCCGTCGCAAACGCAGCAGCCGGTTCGACTCCGGCGCTCAGTGAATCCGACCTTCACGGCATGCTTCACACCCCCTTTCCCGAAAGCGCCGATGCCTCAGCACTGACCAAGTGGGCGTCCATAAGTGTGGATGATCTGGTGGAGGATGGGTGGGCGACGAGTCTCATACGCCTCCTGTCTTCGCCTCACACCAGCATCCGCAAAGAATCCCTCACCAACATCTTGAAATTGGCGGCTCAGATCAAGGAGTCCTCGCAAGAGGGACATGCCCAAATATGGCTCCTCCTGTCGGAGCTGACCGAATCGTGCAAGGTCCCGGTGGAGCATGGCCCCGTCCCATCGGCTTTCACGGCATTTGCAATCCATGCCATCCAGGTGTTGCGAGAGCCATTGCATCCCTTGTATCCAAAGATCAACTCCTTCTTGACTCGCAGCCCGGTCTGGTCACTGGAGAAGCTGCCACTGGCACACGACATTCTTCACGGGGAACCTTCCGAGGACGACAAGTACTATGCCGAATTGACCTGGCTTCTCGCATATCTTCTCGACAGTCTTCAAACAGCCTTCGATCTCGGCGTCTTTCATAAAAAGAAATGGTTCGAAAAGATCCTCGGACTGGCCAGTAACCCGTTCCTTCGAGTCAACCTTCGAACGAGGATACAAAAAATAATATACCGCACCTCGTGCCTAGATGAGGGGAGCACGACCCTTGCCACGAGATTCGGCATGTTCAGCTGGCTGGATGCACAACAGGCAGCCTTTGGTCGGATGGAGGAGGCCGCTGTATACCAGGGTCTGACGATGCGCCTTTGGGAGACGTGCGACCAGGAAACGGTTATAAAATGGAGCAACGGAGGTATCAAAACCCTCATTCAGGGGGGGCAGGTTTCAGAAGTGAAGCAATTAGAATAA